The Loxodonta africana isolate mLoxAfr1 chromosome 1, mLoxAfr1.hap2, whole genome shotgun sequence genomic sequence tatgcggcagttctactctgtcctatagggtggctatgagtttggttttgtgggtTCCAAGTTGTCTTCCAGGAAATGGATACTGTCATGGGACAAGGTACAATGACATATTTTCTTctcaaaacagaagagaaagggaTTTCTAAAAGTAAAGACTATACTGTTCATTTTTATCTTTGAATAAAGCCACCCAACCCTTCAGTTCTTCTCTTGGGTTTCCATTTCTTCAGATTACTTTCTACGAAGAGAAGAATTTCCAAGGCCGTCACTATGACTGTGACTGTGACTGTGCAGATTTCCACATATACCTGAACCGCTGCAACTCCATTCGAGTGGAAGGAGGCACCTGGGCTGTGTACGAAAGGCCTAACTTTGCTGGCCACGTGTACATCTTACCTCAGGGCGAGTACCCGGAATACCAGCGTTGGATGGGCCTCAATGACCGCCTGAGCTCCTGCAGAGCTATTCACCTGGTGAGAAAGCCAGGCTTGTGTGCTGTCTCTCACACTTGCTCTCTCACTTCCTCGCTCTCTCCTTCTCTTTGTTGCTCTTACCTGAGTTTTCTTATAATTTTTCCAAGTCTTCATGGGTGCCTGTCTTTTGTTGGCTACTGAGggttgaatggaaaccctggtggcgtagtggttaagagctatgctgttaaccaaaaggtcagtgcttcaaatccaccaggagctccttggaaactcaaaggggcagttctactctgtcctgtagggtcactatgagttggaattaactcaacagcaatgggtttggttttttgttttgttttttgaggctTGAATAAAATCTGAGGGCATTTCATCACAAGACCAAATACACTGATGATCTCCATAGCTCTTTCTCGACCTCTTGAGCATTTTGAGGaattactttttttcttattgaaaaaGTCAGATGTCTTAGTCAGTGCACAATGGGGTAAGAGTTTAGACCACCTAGCTTTCAAGAGAGTAGGTTCTGAGCCGTCCTGTTCTCTGAGTCCTTGACCTGCTGGTGGTTTCCATAATGGTTTCCTGTTCATCTCCTCCTATGTTTCTTCAGCCTAGGGGAGCCCAGTATAAGCTTCAGATCTTTGAGAAGGGGGATTTCAATGGCCAGATGCATGAAACCACTCAAGACTGCCCTTCCATCATGGAGCAGTTCCACATGCGAGAGATCCACTCCTGTAAGGTGCTGGAGGGCATCTGGATTTTCTACGAGCTGCCCAATTACCGTGGCAGGCAGTACCTCCTGGACAAGACGGAGTACCGGAAGCCCATCGACTGGGGCGCAGTGTCCCCAGCTGTTCAGTCTTTCCGCCGCATTGTGGAGTGATGATGTGGATTGAGCCACAAGCTTCGTCATGGGGGCCAAATGCCGGCTGGCCGTGTGGTCCACATAGGCAGCATAAATAAAACAGTGGGCTTTTGCATTCCACTGCTGACTGTAATTCCTCCCCTTCAATGCTTTTAGGGACCAGCAACATAGTGCCCCCCACACTCAGCAGTTACTTGACACACCTCATCCTTCAGATTGCCTATTTAGATCTTTGAGCCAAACCAAGTGGGACTGCATTAAAAGTTAGAAAATCATGGCGCCACGTGGTGGTTCTTATTGCTTACGTTTTGCATGAATTGAAcagctctgtattttttttcaggTATTGAGTGCCTACATCATCCCATTTTCTATTAACAACAACCCTGGAAGAAAGGTGGTTGATTGGCAATGTACAAATAAGGAAACGGAGGCTTAGATTAAAAACTTGCCCAAGTTTATCAGCTGATGGATGGGGGAGCCGGGGTTTGATCGAGGATATTTCTGCTTTCAAAGCCCTTGTTCTTTTCTATTTTCAACTCATGCATTCAACACACACTGGCTGAGGATCTGTGTGCATGATGGCAGTATAAGACcctgaaaaaattttaaaggaggGAAGGACAGGGCCCCCGGAAGGAGGCAGAGTACCTATCAAGAACTACCAGTAAAAACAGGGCTCTTACTTGAAAAACATGGTGCCATAGTCACCTAACGTCCCTTGTATAAGATCCAGGCATTTCTGTGTCAGTTAACTTAAGGTTGAGAATTTTCCTGTGAAAATAAAGGACCTGTTAAACAGTTCGTCCCCACTTCACAATAGTTAAAATGGAAGTTTATTTAGTTTTACTTGTTTTGAGTAACTCTTAAGGTTTTTAGCCATTTAACCTTGACGAGGAGAACAATGAAGGAAACACAGCGTCATCAGGAAGATTTTGTGAGCATCCGACGAAACCTGGGCTATTCTGAGTGCACTACTCTTTAAAAGAGGCGACAAAGCCCATGTCCTCTAGGAGCtttctccaaaattacaaattggAGTCACTAAGGAGAGGGCTTGTTCAGGTAcgccaaaacccaaaaccaaacccgttgccgtcgagtccattccgactcatagcgactctacagggcagagtagagctgccccatagggtttccagggagcacctggtagatttgaactgctgaccttttggttttggttttgagtgAGGGGCTTTGAGAAAATTGGGTAAAAGTCAGGGAGGGAGACATAGAGGACTgaggagaaggaaggggagaCCATGGGCTGGGCTGCTAAGAGCTCTGGCCTGAGGGTTGACTCTAGTCACCAGCCCTGGCCCTGTCACCCTACTGTGAGGCTAACTTTCCTTATCTCCAGAATGTGGGAGTTGAATACTCTCTCAAGACatatcaaccaaaaaaaaaaaaaaaatccgttactgtcgagtcaattccgactcagagtgaacGCATTCTAATTCTCTGGGGGCCACAAGGACTAGCAGATGACCAAAGACTATAGACACTTATTTTCTGAGGCACAATTTCTGGAAGTGACCTCAGGGATCCTGACACATTTTCcgtggaggaaactgaggctgtggTAACAGAGTAGTTAGTGCCAGTCTCTTCTTGAATATCAACAGCTGCCACGTTGCAATCCTTGGTGAGTCGGTCAAACAATCACGGTAGCCATTCCAGCAACAGGACAAACAAGAAGTGTCAGGATGAAGAACCACAGTCACAGAGAAGCAGAAAATGGCTTTCAATTGATAAGCCAGGGTTATCATTTTAGGGTGTTACATGCCTCTTGGTACTTGCCCTGAGGCAAAAAGGTTGCCACCATTCTCCCCAGCTGCAGACACGTcagtaaacttgcacctaaaagGAGTTTTACTAGCAATTGATGTTAGAGGTCAAAAATATTTGATATCCTCATCTATAAATCAATCCCAGAACATTCTGCTGTTAGAGCAAGAAGGGGGTTCCCCTCCTGTCAACCACACCCAGAACAGCACCTGAGTTGTTAGTGAGAGGTTTTTCTCCCTctaccttttattgttttgttgcCCTCGAGTGGAAGCCGAAAGAAAATAGGGCAAGGGCATACTGAGGCCGTTTTAGCCCAGTTTCCATCCAACCGTTCCTCTGAGACAAGTCTCTGCTTGGATATTTCCCAAATGTGAAGCCTACTTCCTGAAAATGTATGATCCGGGGCTCACATTTAAATGCCTCCAGGTTAGGGTGGCCAGATTAAATACAGGACAATATTAGTATACCCCAAGTAGCATAAGTATATCCCAATCATTACACAGACATATTAAGAAATTATTTGTCCTTTGtcttaaattcaaatttaactggacatcttgtatttttattttctaaattcaaCGACTCTGCTTCAGGGGCAAAGCAGGTTACACACGAATGACCTGGGAGATAAAAGCACAAAGGGGTGTGAACTTGTGGCCTAACAGGCCAGCACACGCCCACAGAAGGACATACAAACACAATGAGAAAACACCGCAAGCCAACAAAATGCATCCACAGCTGAATTTAGCCTATGGACCACCAGTTTCCAATTTTTGTTTGTCAAAGGGCTCTGAATATTGGAAAGTGTTTCCTTACATGGAGCCAAAATTGGTTCCCTGTAGCTTTCAACCAGCAATCCTACTTCTGCTTTCCAACTAGTTCTTCATCTGCAAGATGGGTCTTTATATGTTTAAAGGCCCCTCCAACTTGCCTCTACGCCCTCTAGGCCGAACGATTCCTACTCCTTGCACAGTTTCTCTTTGGATGTGGTTGGCTCCTTGTCTCCTCCCCATCCTGGTCCTCTCCTCTGTGCAGATTGCCATTTACATTTTTCACTCTGTTTTAGCTCTAGTCTGAGCAGCGCAGACTGCGACTGGAGGATTACGTTTGACCCTCCTTTCTCAGACTCAGACAACAGCATAAGTCCTAAGGAGACTCAGCTCTCCTTGTGCTTTTCCACCAGCCCTGataaggaagaccttcaataaggtggattgacacagtggctaaaacatcacaacaattgtaaggatggtgcaagactgggcagtctttcattctgttgtgcatggggtcgctatgagttggaaccgactcgatggcacctaacaacaacaacaacagcccctTCCTAAGAACCAACATTCCAGTTCAAGGGCTAACAAGTCCCCTTCTTGCCTGGGGAGTTAGGCATAAGTGGATTCAAATGCTGCCATTTCTACTGATTAGGTGTAAGTCACAGAATCtggtatgtgttgttgttgttaggtgctgtcaagtcaattcagactcatagcgaccctgtgtacaacagaagaaaacactgcccagtcctgtgccatccttacaatccttgttatgcttgaatccattgttggagccactgtgccaatccgtcttgttgagggtcttcctctcttttgctgaccctctactttaccaagcatgatgtccttctccaggaactggtccctcctgataacgtgtccaaagtatgtgagattaagtctcaccatcctcgcttcaaaggagtattctggctgtacttcttccaagacagatttctttgctcttctggcaatccatagtatattgaatattcttcaccaacaccataattcaaaggcatcaattcttcttcggtcttccttatgcattgtccagctttcacatgcatatgaggtgactgaaaataccatggcttgagtcaggctcactttagtcctcaaagtgacatttttgctttttaacactttaaagaggtcttttgcagcagattcacccaatccAATACATATAACTCTCCATTTCCTTACCTGCAAAACAAAGATAACATCTTCCTTGTGAGCattaaaatgagataatgtatgaaaACTACATAGCATGTACGTGACCACCTTGGATACCATGATGGTGCTATTTCTTAGTACTAAAAGTAACTCTATTACcaacttgtttggttttttttttttttacttgtttagcTTTTTTCTACCCCCAGTTGTTTTTAGAAAAGCATCTATGTTTTGGCAAATGCTTCCtggttggaaaagaatatatcagAATCATCCAACCCATCCCACTGCCTTTAGAAAGAGCCAAGTCTTCATTATCACAGGAGTCTGGCCTTCTCTTAGCTCTCACATAAGCCTCTCTGGTTCTAGATCCCAGCAGTTTTCAAAGTCAGTAGGATTGTCTCTAGAGTGCACACAAATCCCCCTTGTTCTCTTCTACCCATTTCTTCTGCCTACACCTCTCAGGAGATgccaaaacaaacagacaaaaaaccaagtcagttgccatcaagcagatttcaactcatggtgactcatgtatgtcaaagtagaactgtgctccatggagatTTCAATGGCCCTTATGGCCCCTTGGTTTTCTCTTATCTCAGCTAACCCATCTCATTTCCTTTCACTCTGGTCCcattttccccagagccaacatgCCCCATTGCAAGTCAGCAACCACAGGGGCTCAGCAGCCTGGATGAGTGGTTCTGGAATTGATGAGCTCTCAGGGGAAATCCTGGCAGCACTTTGCCTCCCCGAGCACAGCAGACCGGGCTTTGTTCCCGTTGTTCACGCCCCAGCTCCCTGAACCAGCCGCATTAGCCTGTCCCCTGAACTGTGCACCCAGAACGACGGCGGGGCGGCTGTACTGCTGACCTCCACTGTTTCTGAGCATACACAGGATGGTTTTGCTGGAGCTCACCAGTCAACCTAGTGACCTTGGTTAGGCTAGTCGGCTGGGACCCAGAACTCAAGCAGAAAGAGCAATCTTTAGATTGTGTTCCTGTGAATAGGAGGTGAGAGAAGGGAGGAAGATGGGGAAGAGGAGGGCTGCCTGCGTATTGATTGTAGGCTAGAGATACAAAGGATTCCACCCACTAACAAGCTTTTGAGGCCATCTCTAAGGGCCAGGGGTTCCTGAAGTTGTTACCAGTTGGAAAAAAAACAATTCCGACTCCTGGCGgccacgtgtgtgtcagagtagaactgtgctccacagggctttccatgattgaaagtagatcgccagggctttcttctgaagtgtttctgggtggacttgaaccttcaacctttcagttagcagccaagcacattaagtCACATTTTCCTGCCATGTGGGCTGTGTCTTACCGCACTCAGCAGTGGCTCAGGTTTGCTCACGCTATCTCAGAGTTCGTAAAGCTCTTTCATATATGACATCTTATCTGGTCCTCACCATGCTTATGTGAGGAAAAAAATGATAACTCaacctgttgccctggagtcTGTTCTTACTCATGACCaccacatgtgttacagggtacaactgctccatagggttctcttggctgtaatcttcacagaagcagatggccacacctttcttctgtggtgcccttgggtaggttcaaaccaccaacctttaggtttgtagtTGAGCGCAAACCCCTTATGTGAGAATAGGAGGACagttgttattattcccattttacaaatgaataaaCTGAGTCATAGAAAGACTGACTTTAGCAGGCATTCCAGACATCCTAGAACCCCATAGTTAAGAACAACGCTTTGGTGTAACAGATGTTCGTGCCAATGTCTTCCCCATGATATGACAATTCTAAGAAAGCACTTGCTTCAGTTATGTCACAAGAGTAAGGCACACTTTCAGTATAAGTGGCTCCTATGGTTTCATGCGATGCTTGTGAAAAGCAAGTGGGAACTGGAGTGCTGGCCTGGGGAGGAACTTGTGAGTGTCTGTGAGCCTGCATTAGAAAGACAAATAGAACCGCATTCTCTTTTATCCATTATTTTATtatcttctctctttccctccattTTTCTGGTTTCCAATTGGCTCTGCCATAATAAAAGGACACATATGGTAGATCTGTTAAGGAAGATGGAGACATGACGGCTTACCTTTTAAGCAAAACCAATCCATGAAAGATTTCAAATTTGCAAAACAGGTAAATTAGAGGGAAAGTATTCACTTTAAAATGCTTACTTATGagactctttttaaaaaatgcacatttaaaatttgaacaaaaataattttcacaGGAAGTTCACTCTCAAAGGTTGTGTGTTAGGTGAGAGCCTATTGGGTGTTAGAAGTTGAGGTACACCCAGACTTCTCAAAGTGCTTTCACTCAGCCTCTCACATTCTCTTACTGCTTAACCTTGCAAAGAGGAGCCCCACCCTGCCTTGCGGCCCACCCTTTAGATATTCCTATATatcacaatcgactcaatggcacactaCAACAACAAACCTGTCACAAACTCTGAAATACAAAACATTTTCTGACTTTTCTGTCTAAAAATCTctttccatccacccacccacccacccatccacccacccacccatccacccacccacccgtccgtccgtccgtccatccatctctccctccctccctccctccccctcccccctccctccctcctccctccctccctccctccatccatccgGTTTGATAAACAATTGAATGAAAGATGATTATAGGAGAGTGTCACTTGGGCTGAACTGGACCCCCCAGGCCAGGCAATGTGGGTCTGAGTGTTCAAGTTGGGGCGGGGTAGGGAGGGAGACAATCACAGCCTCTGTCCTCAAAAACCAGAGAAAGACGGTCTTGAtcaattgattgattgattgatgtatttatttacttacttatttgGGGTGTTAGCTTTATGAAGGTATAATTTACAAACTATAAAAATCACTTTTTTAAGCATATGGGTCCATGATTTTTGACAAATTCATgcagttgtgtaaccatcaccacaatcaagacagAATATTTTTATTACCCAAAAAAATTCCCTTGTGTCCCTTTGCAGTTAACCCTCCCCCATACACACAACCACTGGTTTGTCTTCTCTGCCTACAGCTTTGCCCTTTCCGGAAGGTAATATAAGTGGAATTATCCAGTATGACCCCTTTGATTCTGGCTTCTTAGTGTAATGCTTTTGACATACCTCCATGTTGCTGCACACATTAATTGCATACACACATttgatggattgacaccgtggctacaacagtgggctcaagcataacaacaattgtgaggatggcacaggacttggcagtgtttcattctgttgtacatagggttgctgtgagtcagaaccaacttgacagcacctaacaacaaatagttcttttttattactgagtagtgTTCTATTGTATGTATTGTTTGTTTTCCCACTCAGCAGCTGAATGTTTCCAGAGGGCCCATTTTGATTATAATCACCTAAAGGGGATGTCTAGCCAGTTTCCCTAAGATCACTGTGCTCTTTCCCTCCTCTCTGCCCCAATAATATAGTTTTGGGAGGTCTTAGAACTGCCTGGAAATGCTGAGTTGGTGAAATGGTGAGTGGTGGGGATTGGCGGAAGGCGGGGAGGGGCAGTGCTGGCTGcctctgtgttatggattgaatttgttgttgttgttgttaggtgctgtcgagtcagttctgactcacagcgactctatgtacaacagaacaaaacactgcttggtcctctgacattctcataattgttgttatgcttgagcccattgttgcagccactgtgtccatccatctcattgagggtcttcctgtttttcaaaggccctctactttaccaagaatgatgtccttctccagggaatggattgaattgtgttctccaaaaatgtgtgtcatcttggctaggccttgattcccagtattgtgtgatttctaccattttgccatctgatgtgactttcccgTGTGTTATaagtctatgatgttaatgaggcaggactagaggcacttacgttaatgaagcaggactcaatctgtaagagaagattgtatcttgagtcaatctcttttgagatatacaagagagaagcaaacagagagacaggagggtctcacaccaccaagaaagtagtgccagtgtatgtcctttggacccagggtccctgagctgagatgctcctagaccagaggaaggttgatgacaaggaccttcttccagagtcaacaaagaaagaaagccttccctggagctggtacccagaaatcggacttctagcctattagactgtgagagaatgtgtttctctttgttaaagccacccacttgtggcatttctgttatagcggcactagatgactgagacacttgGCTTCCTGAGGGTCTTAATTGAGTTGGTCACTACCCAGGGATCAGGGGGTCCAGTCATCAGCTAGGAGTCCTGGGCCCAGGTCCAGCTTCTGCGCCGTCCTGCTCCTGCCCCGTCCTGCTCCAGGAGCTGATCTGAGCTACTCCTAGGCTCACAGTGGCAGGACTGGTCCAGGGGAGCGCTCAGCTTCTTTAGCCTCTGGGTTGCAAAAATGTTGCCTGGGAATGGGCTGCAAGGCCCTGGCTGGGAATGCAAGCCAGCCATGGGAATAGATAAATTTATAGTTTGTAAATATTTAGACATCTGGTATATGGGTCTCCATTTGTACTCCTGCCCAGGCCTGAAAATATTAGGGGCAGGCCCACTCCTGGCTGTAACTACAGAGGTCATTCGGGAGGTTCTTCATCCGCTTTGATGAGCAAATTACTTCATCAGGCCCCAACAGTCCTCTAGTGGTCCAGAAAGTACCTGCTTCACTCCCGGGGTGTAGCTTCTGTGCTGGGAGAATCTTACCTCATTATTCCATCTGGTCCACTGACGGTGAGCAGCTGTCAGGCAAGGAGAAAACAACCCAGGCTTGGCAGTCCTCTCTGTGTCCCCAGTCAGCTCCCTCACCCACTCCCCACAGCAGCTGTGTCTTCCTCACTCTCTTAAGACTCCATCACATGCTGGCCTCTAGAGGTACCTCCTACTTATCAGAAAAATACCAGTAGGCGGGGCATTGGccctgcttcctccacactcCCAGCAAATTTCTTCCTGTCTCTAAAATCTCAGGGTTCCCTGATTTTGTTCTTGGTGCTCTTCACACTTGATTCTCCCATGGATTCaacttcatctctctctctctctatcaatGGCTCCCACATCCAGAGTCACTTTCTTTCCCAAGCTGATACCCAGCCATAATCTTGTCCCCCACCTCTCTTCTCCCTTATCCAGTTGGTTACAAAATTCTGTCCAGTCTACCCTCCAAGGATCTCTGAAAGCCATCCTCTCTCCTCCACTTCCCCTGCCTCTGCTTGTATCCTTGATGTGTCTTGCCTGGTATTACCAGAGCCTCCCCACAGGCCTCgtagccttctctctctctctaccaacCCAACATCCTCATTACTTTCAGAGTGTTCTTTCTCCAACACAGTTGTGGTTGTGTTGATAACTTGATTTCAACCCGTCTGATCTTTCCAATTCTAAGTACTTTctgaacaaaatccaaacccCCCAGATCATGACACATATCCTGAATGATACAGTACCTTGTGCCAGGGTCTGGGGGTTGGTGGTGTGGTTTGTGCACAAAGACACCCAACTGAGGGGAGGTGCTAAAGTACAGCCAGATCAAAGGAGCCTGAAAAAGTCCCCTCAGGgggtctttcctgacaacatccTCCCTCCCAATATGGCTGCACAACTTTTTTCTCAGCTCCTGTTACACTCCATGCTCACCTCCATCATCCTCCATATCTTGAGTTGTAGTTGTCTACCCATGTTTCTTTACCTCCTTGGACAGTGAACTCCTAAACTTTTCAAGGGTCACAGCAGACATCCTCAAAGTcatctttgttattgttgttagctgccatggagttagcccctgtcttaggtatctagtgctgctataacagaataccacaagtggatggctttaacaa encodes the following:
- the CRYGS gene encoding gamma-crystallin S, which produces MPWDASVSSEGCVYVRTPPDLQDRGKQKMSPSVFKKRGILTHMLISGRILYCSFLSLNKATQPFSSSLGFPFLQITFYEEKNFQGRHYDCDCDCADFHIYLNRCNSIRVEGGTWAVYERPNFAGHVYILPQGEYPEYQRWMGLNDRLSSCRAIHLPRGAQYKLQIFEKGDFNGQMHETTQDCPSIMEQFHMREIHSCKVLEGIWIFYELPNYRGRQYLLDKTEYRKPIDWGAVSPAVQSFRRIVE